A stretch of Mya arenaria isolate MELC-2E11 chromosome 14, ASM2691426v1 DNA encodes these proteins:
- the LOC128216254 gene encoding mesoderm-specific transcript homolog protein-like has protein sequence MKKSCKELKLALNQREENKDRWVGALLETKLPVHMINGPSIPVNSGYAFVDHYKKVVPSPSITVLDAAIGHYPQWEDPNGVFESYKFFLQSIKNP, from the exons atgaaaaagtcaTGCAAAGAATTGAAATTAGCT CTCAACCAACGGGAAGAAAACAAGGACAGATGGGTCGGTGCACTTTTGGAAACGAAACTTCCAG tTCACATGATTAATGGGCCATCTATTCCAGTTAACAGTGGATACGCCTTCGTTGATCATTACAA GAAAGTAGTACCATCCCCAAGTATAACTGTACTAGACGCGGCGATAGGACACTATCCCCAGTGGGAGGATCCCAATGGCGTCTTCGAATCCTACAAGTTCTTCTTGCAGTCCATCAAAAATCCTTAA
- the LOC128216551 gene encoding uncharacterized protein LOC128216551 isoform X1 translates to MKIDSQPRLESNMSLLSGAKSGPSFQVYKTLVKFVRSCRNEAYDRYPLLFYEQFQTSKDRHFSYMLQKLRPRRRTSQKFKKSSADPKVYRHDNSPGQRDPLEVLKIQYEVMKATGNIQMPKYMRPEDWYALRNLDPNASSLLYKSIKQEEEILERIKLGHIQNDEEFVKATESETSLQNPFYLDFEDNTSRQLSANVWNDRLANCFGKNVVVNCQGINSFREHISVNSICRNAFNNYSTNIYTDMNRSHKCPLNLHFVCQKNINIGQSEKDFPSSNFHHVHQEREIFPREKLVFISNSSPNVYENNTDDIPVIFNFGLEIRQDLVLEYAMRNNIRHATLPISKFVMLTNNPNRDEIVVTPVQQLEILRDVEAGIDWETAIFNNLLYPSQRLVRTSKAYQAIRKNRHADYYLPIHDLVMDTLLKAKKKKC, encoded by the exons ATGAAAATTGACTCTCAACCCAG aCTTGAGTCCAATATGTCACTACTGTCTGGAGCAAAATCTGGACCGAGTTTTCAAGTGTATAAAACATTAGTGAAG TTTGTTAGAAGCTGTCGAAATGAAGCGTATGATCGATACCCACTGTTGTTTTACGAACAGTTCCAAACTTCAAAGGACAGACATTTCAGCTACATGCTGCAGAAATTGCGACCCAGAAGAAGAACATCCCAG aagTTCAAAAAGAGCAGCGCAGATCCTAAAGTATACAGACATGATAATAGTCCAGGACAGAGAGACCCTCTTGAAGTCCTGAAAATTCAGTACGAGGTTATGAAGGCTACGGGAAATATAcag atgCCCAAATATATGAGACCAGAAGATTGGTATGCGCTGAGAAACCTGGATCCAAATGCCAGCAGCTTGCTTTACAAGTCAATCAAACAAGAGGAAGAGATTCTTGAAAGAATTAAACTCGGACACATCCAAAATGACGAAGAGTTTGTAAAAGCTACCGAGAGTGAGACTTCATTACAAAATCCATTTTATCTGGATTTTGAGGATAACACTTCACGTCAACTGTCAGCGAATGTTTGGAATGACAGATTAGCgaattgttttggaaaaaatgtcgtAGTGAATTGTCAAGGGATTAACTCATTTCGTGAACATATATCAGTTAATAGCATTTGCCGAAATGCTTTTAACAACTattcaacaaacatttatactgatATGAACAGAAGTCATAAATGTCCTTTGAATTTGCACTTTGTATGTcagaaaaatattaacattggaCAATCGGAAAAGGACTTTCCTTCATCAAATTTTCATCATGTACATCAGGAAAGAGAAATTTTTCCACGGGAAAAGTTGGTCTTCATTTCGAACTCTTCACCCAATGTGTATGAAAATAACACGGACGATATTCCTGTGATATTCAACTTCGGTTTAGAAATTCGGCAAGATCTTGTGTTAGAATACGCCATGAGAAATAACATTAGGCATGCCACATTGCCGATATCAAAGTTTGTAAT GTTGACAAATAATCCTAACAGAGATGAGATAGTCGTAACACCAGTTCAACAGTTGGAGATTCTACGGGACGTCGAAGCTGGTATTGACTGGGAAACGGCTATTTTCAACAACCTACTGTACCCTTCACAAAGACTTGTTAGAACTTCAAAAGCGTACCAAGCCATTCGCAAGAATCGACATGCCGATTATTATTTACCGATTCATGATTTGGTGATGGATACTTTATTGAAGGcgaagaaaaagaaatgttaa
- the LOC128216551 gene encoding uncharacterized protein LOC128216551 isoform X2, producing MKIDSQPRLESNMSLLSGAKSGPSFQVYKTLVKFVRSCRNEAYDRYPLLFYEQFQTSKDRHFSYMLQKLRPRRRTSQMPKYMRPEDWYALRNLDPNASSLLYKSIKQEEEILERIKLGHIQNDEEFVKATESETSLQNPFYLDFEDNTSRQLSANVWNDRLANCFGKNVVVNCQGINSFREHISVNSICRNAFNNYSTNIYTDMNRSHKCPLNLHFVCQKNINIGQSEKDFPSSNFHHVHQEREIFPREKLVFISNSSPNVYENNTDDIPVIFNFGLEIRQDLVLEYAMRNNIRHATLPISKFVMLTNNPNRDEIVVTPVQQLEILRDVEAGIDWETAIFNNLLYPSQRLVRTSKAYQAIRKNRHADYYLPIHDLVMDTLLKAKKKKC from the exons ATGAAAATTGACTCTCAACCCAG aCTTGAGTCCAATATGTCACTACTGTCTGGAGCAAAATCTGGACCGAGTTTTCAAGTGTATAAAACATTAGTGAAG TTTGTTAGAAGCTGTCGAAATGAAGCGTATGATCGATACCCACTGTTGTTTTACGAACAGTTCCAAACTTCAAAGGACAGACATTTCAGCTACATGCTGCAGAAATTGCGACCCAGAAGAAGAACATCCCAG atgCCCAAATATATGAGACCAGAAGATTGGTATGCGCTGAGAAACCTGGATCCAAATGCCAGCAGCTTGCTTTACAAGTCAATCAAACAAGAGGAAGAGATTCTTGAAAGAATTAAACTCGGACACATCCAAAATGACGAAGAGTTTGTAAAAGCTACCGAGAGTGAGACTTCATTACAAAATCCATTTTATCTGGATTTTGAGGATAACACTTCACGTCAACTGTCAGCGAATGTTTGGAATGACAGATTAGCgaattgttttggaaaaaatgtcgtAGTGAATTGTCAAGGGATTAACTCATTTCGTGAACATATATCAGTTAATAGCATTTGCCGAAATGCTTTTAACAACTattcaacaaacatttatactgatATGAACAGAAGTCATAAATGTCCTTTGAATTTGCACTTTGTATGTcagaaaaatattaacattggaCAATCGGAAAAGGACTTTCCTTCATCAAATTTTCATCATGTACATCAGGAAAGAGAAATTTTTCCACGGGAAAAGTTGGTCTTCATTTCGAACTCTTCACCCAATGTGTATGAAAATAACACGGACGATATTCCTGTGATATTCAACTTCGGTTTAGAAATTCGGCAAGATCTTGTGTTAGAATACGCCATGAGAAATAACATTAGGCATGCCACATTGCCGATATCAAAGTTTGTAAT GTTGACAAATAATCCTAACAGAGATGAGATAGTCGTAACACCAGTTCAACAGTTGGAGATTCTACGGGACGTCGAAGCTGGTATTGACTGGGAAACGGCTATTTTCAACAACCTACTGTACCCTTCACAAAGACTTGTTAGAACTTCAAAAGCGTACCAAGCCATTCGCAAGAATCGACATGCCGATTATTATTTACCGATTCATGATTTGGTGATGGATACTTTATTGAAGGcgaagaaaaagaaatgttaa